A genomic window from Providencia alcalifaciens includes:
- a CDS encoding 3-hydroxyacyl-CoA dehydrogenase: MTTSLHTLPLQNVAVIGAGTMGIGIAQVAASAGLQVHIFDVNAQVLQQSLATLTTRLRKRVEQGKADAKSTEETLARLHVADSLSALADADLVIEAVAEKLAIKQAIFSELEGICREITIFASNTSSLSITAIASVLKHPERMAGLHFFNPAPVMKLVEVIRGLETAEHVVETLKTLTRAFNKIPVICRSTPGFIVNRVARPFYAETLRALEEQVGNPATLDSVMRDAGGFSMGPLQLTDLIGHDINYAVTESMFQAFGYDPRFQTAFAQLALVQAGHLGRKSGRGFYDYATDNHNDHNKLAFQVDVAPAATKSRQLDIKAYGNWQIFPELKQLLQQNGICLEEAEQKMRQSPSLVVNDVIIMLTNGEMTSTLAQKLDKPVVQFDLSANYVAATAIAISCAVQNSHQQNQDAIAFFQSLGKQVIVLPDYPALLTLRTVAMLCNEALDVVNTGIASAQDTDLAMCFGVNYPKGPLAWGAQIGWSHILHTLEHLTDFYGDTRYRPNPLLRQLAAGFQSLSLEALP; encoded by the coding sequence ATGACAACCTCACTACACACTTTACCTTTACAAAATGTCGCGGTTATTGGCGCGGGCACCATGGGCATTGGGATTGCGCAAGTCGCTGCCAGTGCAGGTCTACAAGTGCACATTTTTGATGTGAACGCCCAAGTGTTGCAGCAATCTTTAGCGACACTCACCACCCGTTTACGCAAACGCGTTGAGCAAGGAAAAGCCGACGCCAAAAGCACAGAAGAAACCCTTGCTCGTCTCCATGTAGCCGACAGTCTTTCTGCCCTTGCTGACGCCGATTTAGTGATTGAAGCGGTAGCAGAGAAACTTGCCATTAAGCAGGCTATTTTCAGTGAACTTGAAGGCATTTGCCGCGAAATCACGATTTTTGCCAGCAACACCTCATCATTATCTATCACGGCAATTGCTAGCGTACTCAAGCATCCGGAGCGTATGGCTGGATTGCACTTTTTTAACCCTGCCCCCGTGATGAAGTTGGTGGAAGTGATCCGCGGACTCGAAACCGCAGAGCACGTGGTTGAAACCCTAAAAACCCTGACACGGGCATTCAATAAAATTCCGGTGATTTGCCGCTCGACACCAGGCTTTATTGTTAATCGCGTAGCAAGGCCTTTTTATGCGGAAACCTTACGCGCACTGGAAGAGCAAGTGGGCAACCCCGCCACATTAGACAGCGTGATGCGTGATGCCGGGGGCTTTTCCATGGGGCCTTTGCAGCTGACGGATTTAATCGGGCATGACATTAATTACGCCGTGACGGAATCCATGTTTCAAGCATTTGGCTATGATCCGCGCTTCCAAACCGCCTTTGCGCAATTGGCGCTAGTACAAGCCGGGCACTTAGGACGTAAATCGGGTCGTGGATTTTATGATTACGCCACCGATAATCATAATGATCATAATAAACTCGCATTTCAGGTCGATGTCGCGCCTGCTGCAACGAAGTCTCGCCAACTCGACATCAAAGCCTATGGAAATTGGCAAATATTTCCTGAACTTAAGCAACTCTTACAGCAAAACGGGATCTGCCTCGAAGAAGCTGAACAAAAAATGCGCCAGTCCCCCTCACTGGTTGTTAACGACGTTATTATTATGTTAACAAATGGTGAAATGACATCCACCCTTGCGCAAAAACTTGATAAGCCCGTAGTGCAATTTGATTTATCCGCCAACTACGTTGCGGCAACCGCTATCGCTATCAGTTGCGCAGTACAAAATAGCCACCAGCAAAACCAAGATGCGATTGCCTTTTTTCAGTCCCTCGGCAAGCAAGTGATTGTGCTACCGGACTACCCTGCACTGTTAACCCTGCGCACCGTTGCCATGTTGTGCAATGAGGCTTTGGATGTGGTGAATACAGGTATCGCAAGCGCTCAAGATACTGATCTGGCGATGTGTTTCGGCGTGAATTATCCGAAAGGGCCATTAGCATGGGGCGCGCAAATCGGTTGGTCACATATTTTGCACACCCTTGAACATTTAACCGATTTCTATGGGGACACGCGCTATCGCCCCAACCCATTACTGCGCCAGCTTGCTGCCGGTTTTCAATCACTCTCATTGGAGGCATTGCCATGA
- the paaI gene encoding hydroxyphenylacetyl-CoA thioesterase PaaI, which translates to MNSLPNINSLPNITLAQQAAHAMYRDDTCAKAMGMVIEDVAEGYAQLTMVVTPNMLNGHKTCHGGQLFSLADTAFAYACNSQGYAAVASMCSIDFLRPGFEGDVLTATAKMQHQGKRSGLYEVEIINQDGKPLALFQGRSHRLGHRLVGEAS; encoded by the coding sequence ATGAATTCACTGCCCAACATTAATTCACTGCCCAACATCACCCTCGCCCAGCAAGCGGCCCATGCCATGTACCGCGATGATACTTGCGCCAAAGCCATGGGCATGGTGATTGAAGATGTGGCAGAAGGCTATGCGCAACTCACCATGGTGGTTACACCCAATATGCTTAACGGACACAAAACCTGCCACGGCGGGCAGTTGTTTAGTCTGGCAGATACCGCGTTTGCCTATGCCTGCAACAGCCAAGGTTATGCCGCCGTCGCCTCTATGTGCTCTATCGATTTTCTGCGCCCCGGTTTTGAAGGGGATGTACTGACTGCCACCGCCAAAATGCAGCACCAAGGTAAACGCAGCGGGCTGTATGAAGTCGAGATCATCAACCAAGATGGCAAGCCACTGGCGCTGTTTCAAGGTCGTTCCCACCGTTTAGGTCACCGTTTAGTTGGAGAAGCCTCATGA